Below is a window of Lytechinus variegatus isolate NC3 chromosome 4, Lvar_3.0, whole genome shotgun sequence DNA.
TACCATACAGGTCTGGTGGTAAGCTTACATTTCCCCTCTGTCGATCGTGCGCCGATTCATTGAATCAACAAAAGTGTAACCATTCAGATAGGGAAAGAGAGTTGGAAGGCGTCTGGGTTAGTGAAGAGCTAAAAAAGGCTGTAGAGATGGGTTATACCAATTTAAAGATGATTGAAGTTTGGCATTACGATCGGTTTACTGTCTATGATAAGACCACACGGACTGGAGGACTTTTTTCTTCATACATCGATGCATTCATGCGTATCAAACAAGAGTCTTCGGGTTATCCCGCCCACGTGAAAACCCCTGAAGATCGTGAAAACTATGTCAAAGATTATTTCACTCACGAAGGTATTCTACTCGATCCCGCTAAGATAACCAAAAATCCTGGTTTGAGGGCTATAGCGAAAAACAATCTGAATGTCCTTTGGGGTAAATTTGCAGAAAGGGagaacatgaagaaaacggtgtTTGTGAAAACTACGGATGAATTGTTGAAATACTTTAGAGATGATGGTGTAGAAGTTAAAGATTTGATCGTTCATAACGAAGACTCCATCGAGCTGCATTACACACAAGCAACGGGATTCGTTACGCAGAACTTAAATACCAACATCGTGATAGCCAGTTTCACGACTGCACTAGCGCGACTTAAACTGTATTCTGTATTAGAACAATTAGGTGATAGGGTATTATACATGGATACCGATAGTGTCGTCTTCAGGACGGATCCTTCTCATGAACACAATGATCCCCAAACTGGGGACTATCTTGGCGATCTCACTGATGAAATTGATCCCACTCATCTTGAATACATTCAAACATGGCTTTGCGGTGGTCCGAAAAACTATAGTTATCGGACCAATAAAGGTAAAACCGTGTGCAAAGTGCGGGGTTTTACCTTAAATGCCGCAAACTCCATGGTAATCAACCATGATAGCCTAAAAGAATTGATTCAAGGTGAGCCTGGTGAATCAATCActatcaaagaaaaaagaattataaGGGATGGGAAATCCAAAACGATTCACACTGTTGACTCAAAAAAGGATTACAGAGTTGTGTTCACGAAAAGGGTCCGTCTGCAAGATGAAAACACATTACCCTATGGTCACAAAGATATTCCATCAGCGGAACATCCCTTATAAATACTGTGTATTTTCACATGGAAAGCCAGTATAGTTGTCAACCTTCGTCTCGATAACATTACCTGAGATAACGATTTTTATCATTATGGGGGACGATAACATTTCTTCaaacatacaaaaaatgtttaaaagaatGCGAATTAATTCTACATCGCAAGTattggtctttattttttttttcatttgtaaaaaacaGACGTTATGTAATTTGAATAGATTgtagaaatgaacaaaatgaagaaatgaacaatatgaagaaatgaacaaaatgaagaaatgaacaTATTGAAGAAATGAACGAGATGTACAAATTGATATCATGCTTCGATCGTCAGTAATTTGAATGAATGTATCGTTCTATCGCTACTTTGATAAGTAGACTTGTATAAGTGAAATTGTTTTTTCACGTGtcatattcaattattttcattgtatcaCTTTACATGGATTTTTAGTGATAGTAGGTTGacgtgtatatttttatttgatttattataCCCCTAGTTTTAAGACATTTCATTATCTCAATATcgtttttcttctctctctctccattcacattatttctccctttcttcatttctctctctctctccctctcttcatttcattttgctcTCTTCCTTCTTTCACATGGTTTTGATGACAAACTTGTAAATAATGCACAGTgtggaaaaatgaaatttcattgacaAACGATTTATTTAAATGTAATTAAAGCACATACACACGTTGTTACATTCAATATCTTAAATTTCTTCTAGCCTATTGTATTTAATCTACAGTcttgttctttaaaaatgttataCAGTATGTAGAGCGCGagggaaaatgaataaaagagttATACCGTTACACGAGGTATTAGTGAAGAAGGTAAGAATACGAGGGGTAATAAAAGATTGGATTTTCCATTGAAGTTTGGaggttgaagaaaaaagaatgaaagaaaatgcgAGTAGGTTGTAGTTTGCATGTGCTTGTGTATAACGGTGTCTGAGAGTATGAATAGTGTATAACGGTGTCTGAGAGTATGAATAGTGTATAACGGTGTCTTAGAATACGTATAGTGTGTACATAACGGTGTGTGAGAATACGTATAGTGCATACATAACGGTGTGTGAGAATACGAATAGTGCGTATTAATAGAAGTTATGACGGTGACTGAGGGTATGAATAGTATGTATATAACGGTGCGAGAGGAATAGGGGTAAACAAATGAGAATGAATAAACATACAGTGTGAAATGGTGTGGGAGACGATaaaatttatggaaatgaagaaaattacgcTTTAAAGGGAGGACAGTTAAAATGACCTTCACCGTTAAAGACGGCGATGGATAATAGAGGGGTCAATTGTGGTATCAATAATATTGTTAGataaaagtaaagaaattaaaacataaattttcaaatgaaaagggGGATTCACTGAATAAAAAAACTAGTTAAATTAAAGCATTAATTATCCGATATAAGGAGATTGAAtagacaaaaaaaaggttataaagaaataataataaaattaaaaaaaaaacataaattatcACGGCTATAAAGACGATTAAATACCCAAACTTTGGGCCACTTGTCTAAAAACCAAAGACGGGTCTTGTAAGGAGAACGAGGAACCAAAACTTCGATTACACCAGtcgttgatttttttatcattttgtctatAATCTTTACCAAATACACTTAGTACACGATTAAGTCCTTGCCCCTGGCATctttttatgatataatatatacaatattgcCCACACACTGTAGAATTAACCCCTTGCACCCGTTTTTTATTATGAACCCATGACACGGTGTTTCCTTGAAGAAAATTGGTAAATGTAGGGCTATAAAATGAAGGTTCGTTCCCATAAGAGTCAAAAAATTCCCCATAaccctcttgaaaaaaaagcgGTCCAATGTGAGCCCGCTTTACTGCTTGGGTCTGTGTTTACAACGTAGCATTGTCTTTTCTTGTCTATCTCCCTGGGTAATTGGTCCAATGCGCACGTTCCTCTGTAATACGGGCGTGTGGAGGGATGATGCTTCAATATGTAGTCGATCTGCTGAGTATCCATTTTATTTAATAGAATTAGAGGGTTATCCTTGGTGATCGTAGATGATGTTTCTGCTTCTGTCAATCTGGATGAGCCCTTGTGCTTCGGATAAGACGATACAGTTTGCAGTTTTTGTCAAAGGTGTATCAAACTGGAGCTCGAGTCGTAGGTTGCCTTGTTTAACGAGGTTAAGGTGACATCCATCCGATAGATCTGGAGTCAGGTCAAAAGCATACAACGTGTATCCCTTTGAATAGTCTTCTCTGTCAATGTCCAATCCTTTATCCGTAAACATACGCCCACAACCCATAAAGAGTGAATTGTAAGCTTGTAGAAAATTCTGTCCTGGTCCTTCAACGTAATTTGGACGAAGAGGTCTCATAGGTATTGTTTCTCCGTCGATAGTAACCCCAATGAAGTTGAGATTAAGATGTTTGAAGTTATAAGGATTTTTGGAATAGGATCCATTGTAGGCATCGTTGTCTACGAAACCGACGATGATTCGGTTGGGGAGTTGGCCAAGAAATAAATTGTCCTTGCTCACTGACATGTTACCGGCTGGGATCGAGAAGGAACGGACATCTACTTTGTTCACGGGATACTTTGCGGTTGATTTTTCCAATGTTTTAGCGTGTGAGATCATCACCGATGGGTTGACTTTCACTCTCCTGACGTAGAGGGCAGCCTTATCAATGACCACTTTGTACTTTGGATTTACGTCGGATGATAGGAGACAGAACGAGTCCTTGCTACGGTTGAATTTGAGTTTTAAATCGACTCCAGGGAGTAAAAGCCTTTCCTGAAAGAACAATCGGCGTATACAGGTCCTATCATAGAGAGAAGTTTACTTCCAGCTATAAACGTATGTCGTTTTTTTAGTCCCTTGTTTGTTTCCCCATCTAAAGGATTGACGATGTCCATTTTACCCGCCTCGTCTTTGTAGTACAATTGTTGTGTAAGCTGGGATGTTTTTGTTTCACCTCCGTAGTGTAACAATGTTTCCAATAAGGCTCGATAAGGGTAGGTGTTCGAAGGTTGGGATACCAATTTTTCATTGAGCATTACATCTACCTGACTGAAAAGCGAAggtaaaaataaattgacaggTCCAACCTGCGCATCTGCACCGAGAGGTGAGTTGTCTGGGTTGACGATCTTGGTTGTCACTTGAATCATGGTTTGAGAAAGATCTACGTATTCTTCCGCAGTTCCGCCTACGTTGAATTCAATAGGAGCTGCATCTGTGATGGTACTGACAGGATGATATTCAACCCAAGGTCCTTTGAGAATACTCATTTGTGTACTAGGAATGGTAAAAAGATCCAATTCGGATTTACAACAGGCATCACTCTTGTCGTGTAATTTAGCCATGATGAAAACGTTGTTATGCAGATTGGTAGAATGAATTACTGATCAAAGATGTCTGGTACCCGACGTCTTTTCGCTGGAGGGTTTTTTGACCGAATGGTCCTTTTCCTTGCTTGCTTCTTTCTTTTAACTTCTCTGAAGATCAACCTACGATTCCCTCCTGTCTGCGTTCCTCCTAGTGTCGTCTTGATCCTGCCCATTGTTTTGGATGCCAGTCGCTTCCCGGCTTTCGTCACATTCTTCCTGGTCgcctttttaatattttcaccGTTGAGGGTATCTTGAACGATGTTCATGCCTGTACTCATTGCCTCCTTACCCAGTGCCATGGCCCCCCTTTTTAAAAGCGGGGCAGCCGATCTAAATAAACCCTTTACCAAACTGCCCAACCCATGTCCTCGTTGCATGACAGCTCCTTTAAAAACTGGAATACCATAGCCTATTTGGCGTtgataaatatgcattttattttttaacatgGAGGGTCGTCTACGTTGATGTATCATTACAGTTTTATACAAACAATCGTTTTCACAAGGAGGACGCGCGTTCCCTAAAATGAAGCTTCACGATCACCTTCCCTCTTTCAAATGGCACGACTTCACCAGTTTCATTCGTTAATATAATATCTATAGTTTCAAATTGATACAGCTTTAAAGGAACGTAATGAGGGGAATTGTAAGTGCAAATGATGTTATCCGACTCTTTGTTAGGAATGACAGCTACTGTTCTCAAAAGAGGTACGGATGCATCCCCTACATATTGATGTTGCAcaatatctgaataaacataaaatgtgtGGAAGAACATGTGAACGTCCATCGGTAGAGGGCTTAACGTAGATTCTGTAAGATAACATTCCCCGTCAAAACCCATCATTCTCGCTAGATTACAGGGTATCATCACCGCCGTTCCTTCTCCAATTTGTATGTAACACTTTCTCATTGTATGTTTATAAAAGAAACCAACGGAAGACCGTATACGTCTATCCATGACAGCATTGATCACCATGATTAATTCTTCTCCCGAATTATAATAACCCGATGGTAATGTAATCGATTTCACCGTGTTGGGGTTATTGGAATTTGCATCATTACGATGAACAgtaattacattattttcttcGTTGATTATATTCCAGCTCTTCTGGAATTGGAGTTCAGCGAGCCCTACCTCGAAATTTTCCGTGAGGGAAATAGGTGTATGAAGTTTCGTCGTGTAACGACATGTTTTGTTGTCAGGATAAATATTCATAGAGCTATTGCTCGGTAAAGTGACGTAAAATTGGGAGCTCATGATGAAGACCAAACACAACCCTGTTCGAAACACGATTTGACCTTTTCTTGCGATGTTATGCGTCTTTATCTCTTTTCTATCCTGCTCTCCCAACTGTCGAATTCTTTCCCATAACCCTTCCAACGTACCAGGTATTGTTTTTTACCCTTACGAGTCCTTGTTTTCAACACCTTTTCTATCAAATATTTGGCGTGTTTATCTTTCCTAACCTTTTGAAGTTCGTATTCGTAAAAAGTACCCAATAGTTCCTCTCCGTTGTAATCCTTCAGTTTGTATACCGGTGGTATCCTCCCAATGCATTTGCTGATAGTAAAAATTTCTTCCGACCAGTTACTCGCATACCCCTTTTCAAACCTCAGTTTGTTTTTACTGATACGTACCTGGTCACCCACTGCatatttcatcttctttttccttttaacttttttctttgtttttgttccaAACAACGCTTTTAAAGCACGTTTTTGATTCTCGATTGTCACTTCTTTGGGCTTCATACCGATGCTCGAGTGAACAGCCCCATTGTACCCTCGCATGATTTCCTGCAATACATCGATGTATCGATAAGAATTGTTAAAAGTTAAATACCTGTATACCCTAGTCATGAGAGTACGGTTAAAACGTTCCGCTACAGCACATTTAATGCTGTTTTCTGTggtgaaaaattgaatattttgttctttcaggaaatcttgaaatttcttgtttaaaaattccTTTCCTTTGTCCGTGTGTAACATAATAGGGACTCGACTTTGTTTCAAGATTTGTTTGAAACCGTGTATGATGTCATCGGAGGATTTTGTTTTGAGGGGGTATGGCCCATGCATATTTAGATAGAACGTCGATACACGTTAGAATATATCGATATCCCTTGTTAAATTTGGTTAAATTATTTAAATCGATCAAATCAGCTTCCCAAATTTCATCTATCCCTCGCACTTTCACacgatttcttttaaatttctttcttgCAGGTGTATGCAAAGTGTATGCATCCTGATGTTGTAACCATTCTTTCACCTTTTTCACTTCGACATTTGGGAATCCATGTTCTCTCACAGCCCTCCATAATTTTATCACACTTCCAAAGCCTGCACCGTGTTCTGGATTGTAATAAATCTCTCTCAAAGCTCTCTCCAACTTCTTCATAATTTGTTGTTCACGGCAATCCAGCTTCTCTTATCAAtgacttatttttcacaaacactAGGTTATAAATGATTGGTTACTCACTCTTCTATTCAACTACACACGCACATTTCTATATACTGCCCAAATAATGACGTAGCTACACGTTTCTTTGTTGGTTTCTgaagttattattatcattgttattattattacgaacaaactatatacatgtatcatacaaaACAACAACCAACAAGTCTATATCACATCATGCTATAAATGTACAAAATGGAATGTAGAGTCGTTCTAAGAAGCAACCACGGTACTAGTCCATACAGTGACTCGGGTGTAGTGTCGTTCCAAGGAATTTCGTATGTCGCCAGTCCTTTGACAAAGAATGAGTAGAGTTCCTGTTTCTTCGCTGTCGATATGCCTGTCCCGTTGTAGACCTTCTCGAAGTAACATAGCGTTGCCAGAGCCCTGGATAATAGATGAGGATGGTCCTTTCTTTCCAGACTCTCGGAGAGTAGTATATGAACAAATAACTGGAGATCGTCGGTCTCTCGTAGACGTGTGGTTGACAGACGCTGGAAGTCGCCATGTCGCTTTATTCTTTGACAGATGTTCACTAGTTTAGACAGCTTCTTCTCCGTCATTTCAGGATTCAGCTCCAACACAATCCCTTCTATCAGAGCAAAGGGGGTGTCATCGGGGGAAATCCCCTGTCGACATTCATGGCTCGGTAAACTATCTGCACTGCCGGTTCGATTCCTTCCAGATGGCGTGCTATGTTCTTTCTCCTTGCCTCCAATTCCTCCTCCGTCTCTCCTTTCAGGATGAATTGAAGATGTTCCATGTACAGTCTGCAATCGACCTGGTCCGGTTTCAACCAGAGGACTCGGGCTACGTGTGGGTAAAACTGCTCCACCTTCTGAGGGTCCAGGTAGCTGACTGTCTGATGTACCATGTGTTGTGGGTCGGATGATGGAAGGTAGCTCGATATGTCGTCGGGCTGG
It encodes the following:
- the LOC121413078 gene encoding uncharacterized protein F54H12.2-like, with the translated sequence MAKLHDKSDACCKSELDLFTIPSTQMSILKGPWVEYHPVSTITDAAPIEFNVGGTAEEYVDLSQTMIQVTTKIVNPDNSPLGADAQERLLLPGVDLKLKFNRSKDSFCLLSSDVNPKYKVVIDKAALYVRRVKVNPSVMISHAKTLEKSTAKYPVNKVDVRSFSIPAGNMSVSKDNLFLGQLPNRIIVGFVDNDAYNGSYSKNPYNFKHLNLNFIGVTIDGETIPMRPLRPNYVEGPGQNFLQAYNSLFMGCGRMFTDKGLDIDREDYSKGYTLYAFDLTPDLSDGCHLNLVKQGNLRLELQFDTPLTKTANCIVLSEAQGLIQIDRSRNIIYDHQG